Genomic window (Psychromonas sp. L1A2):
AAGAGCATGAAAACAATAGCACTTTCAACGGTACTACTGACTTCATCAACTATTGCATTAGCAGATCAACAAAGTTGGAAAAATGAATCTCTTGATGCGTGGATAGATGGTAAAGCTGAAACAACATTATTATTAAATACTAACTTAAATTCATTTGATATTAATACTGATGTTCATAGTGGTGTTGTTACCTTAACCGGTGCGGTGGATAGCAATCTCGAAAAATCATTAGCTGGCGAATTAATAGCCGGATTAGATGGTGTAAAAGAAGTAGAAAATAACTTATCTATTTTAGACGAAAATAACCAATCAGATCTCGATGATAAAGCATTATCAGCATTAACAGATGCCAAAATCACGACGGTTTTAAAAACAAGATTCTTAATGGCTGAAGATGTTAGCGCAATGGATATTGAAGTAGAAACAACCAATAACGTTGTTTTGTTAACGGGTAAAGTGAAGTCAGGTACTGAACACGACTTAGCAATGAATATGGCACGTAATACAGAAGATGTTACTAAAGTTATTGATAAGCTTGAAATTATCCAATAAACAATATTCATTTCATTTTTGTAATGCACGTTTACAGAGCATTTAGTACCTCATATAAGTAAGGAGAAATTACATGATTCGCTGGGTATTTTTATTTCTCGTCATTGCCTTAATTTCAGCTGTATTTGGATTTGGTGGTATAGCTGGTGCAGCCGCTAGTATTGCTAAAATTATATTTTATCTGTTTGCAGTACTGTTTGTTATCTCAATTGTCGCCAACGTAATAAAACGCTAAAAATAGTAGGAGAAAAAATGACTAATATAAGATCTTATAAGCACTTTGCAGCAATTTCAGGTTTAGTACTAGCCCTGAGTGCTTGTACTGAAGGTCCTGCAGAAAAGGCAGGCGAAAAAATTGATGATGCATCAACTGATATTGGAAATAGTATTGAAGATACCTGTGAAGGTGTGAAAGACACACTTAATGCAGCAGATACAGATTGTTAATATTTGTTATTAATAAAAGAGAGAATAATCCATTTTGATTATTCTCTCTTTTATCACTGTTTAAACCTTAAATATTCACTGCATTAATCCGAATCAGGTCAAAATATAAAGAAGGAATAAATAATGAATAACATTTTTGAAGCATTACGAGAAAGTCATCAAAAACAACGTGTTTTAATGGAAGCATTATTAAAAACCTCTGGTGACTCATCAACCAGACGTGAGTTTTACGATGATTTAAAACAAGAACTTAAACTACACGCGATGGCAGAAGAACGTAGCTTTTATGCACCATTGATTAAAGCAGATAAAACCATTGAAATATCACGCCATGGTATCGCAGAGCACCATGAGATTGATAAAATTATTAAGCAATTAGACAATACTGAATTTAGCTCACCAGGATGGCTAACGCTTATGCAATCTTTACAGCATAAAGTATCTCATCACCTCGATGAAGAAGAGCAACGCTTCTTCCAAATGGCAGGTAAGGTTTTTACTGCGAAACAAAAACATGCTCTGGCTGAAGAATATATTGAAGAAATGGCAGTCTAATATTAAATTACTCTAATTGTGTTAACAATACACAATTAATACACGGTCTATTTTTTATTAGAGACTCATTTTCTAATTTATTCGCTGAGGAAACCCCATGTTTATTACTAAATTTTATTTATTTGGTACGCTGTTAAGCTTAGCGTTAGCTTGGTTTATCCCACTGCTAATACTAAAAATATTGTTTTCATGGGTAGCACTTTCCTTAGCGATTGTTAGCTTTGCTTATTTGTTTGATATCCCCTCTATTTTTCGAAAAAATAGTGATGGGAAAATACTATGGTGGATCCAATGGGCTTTTATCCCTTTTCTACTTGGTGTTAAAGCTTATAACGCATGGGCAATAAAGAATGATGAGGTTCCACCAATACAAAAAATCACTAGTAACCTATACCTTTCAAGACGTTTATTATCATCTGATTTAGACTATTTAAAGTCACAAAATATTGATTGTATTGTCGATGTTACAGCAGAGTTTGCTGGTTTAGAAAGTGCGATGACAGATAAGCATTTCGATTATTTAACGATCCCAGTATTAGACCATAAAACGCCCTCTTTACATAAATTACGCCACGCGCTTTATTGGATTGACGTACAACTATCACAGTCTCGTTCTGTGGTTATCCATTGTGCTTTAGGTCGTGGGCGATCAGTCTTTGTGATGGCAGCATATTTATTAAGTCGAGACTCTTCATTAAGTATCGATCAGGCATTAACTCAAATTCATTCTATTCGTAGCTCTGCCAATTTAAATAAGAAACAATACAAAGTACTGAGTGCAATCAGTAAACAGCAAAAATTAAAACTACCAGAACCAACCTGGATGATTGTTAACCCTGTTTCAGGTGGCGGTAAATGGCAACAATATAAACAACAGTTGATTCGTCAATTAAGTACAAAACACCGTCTAAAAATAGTAGAAACAACCCCACAAATTTCAGCAACAGATCTTGCCAAACAAGCTAAAAAAGCAGAGACGAGTAAAATAATTGTATGTGGTGGAGACGGAACCGTAACGGAAGTCGCCAGCCAACTCATTGATTCAAAAATAATACTCGGGATCGTTCCTTTTGGTACAACAAACGCTTTATGTCACGTACTGTATGGGTTAGAAGCAAAATACTCTCCAGTAAATGCAGCCTGTAATGCCATTTTATCTGAGCAAGTTCGTACTATTGATACCGCACAATGTAATGAACAATTGATGTTATTAGCCATGGGTATTGGTTTTGAACAACAAATGATTGCGTCTGCAAATAGAGAGAATAAAAATGAAAGTGGACAATTTGCATATTTAAATGGGTTCTTTAATGCTGTGGTTTCAAGCGAATCTCAACAGTTAAGTGTAAAAATTAATGGTAAACCACAACAAGACTTACATGTTCAAAGCTTGATGGTGGCCAATACCGCCCCATTCAGTACTTTATTAGCTCACGGAGGTAATGCTCCTGAGCCTGATGATGGTAAGTTACATATGACTTATTTAGATAATACTGATTCATTTACTGAAACAGTGATTGCACTATCTGATTTAGCGGCCTCTAGTTTAGGCCTTCAAGATAAAGCTAATCAGTTTCAATATTGTGACGGTGAAAAGATAGAGATCTCTGCAGGTCATGAAATAGCCTATGTTATCGACGGTGAAAACTATAGCGCCCAGAATATCAACATAACAGTTCAGCCTTCATCACTTAAGGTCTTTGCTGCTTCTAAATAAAGAGTATTAACTGATAGTTTAGATTTAGGTTTAAATTTGACCTTTTCCCTCGATAGCTTTATCACTTTAATAGCTATCGACTTCTCGTAAAAATCATATGGTTTGTAAAACTATCTATGATAAGCCATCAAAAACAACTCTGAATATAATAATGCTGGCTAATAAATACACTACTATTTGGTTTATTTTAAAACGAATATAAGTCCTCTATTTATAACCATATGCATTATAATACATAACCTCTTAACTGCTTCGTAGACGACTTTTTCTATATCAAATAAAAAGTATCAACTTATAAATTTGACAAAGTTCCAATTCATCGCGATTATTAACTTCCCCCTCCTGAAAAATTAAATGATTGATTCATTATCGTGAGATCAAATTAATGCATAAATTAAACTTGTTATTAAGTATCCAAAATAGCTCATTACGCCAAGCTATACTAAGTAATTCAGAATTGACTCAATTCAATATTATTGAACTAGAAGCAAGCCAAGATTGGATATCAAAAATCGAAACGATAGCACCTACCGTTGCACTTATTGGGGTGAATAGTTTTAGCTCAGAGGATTATGAAGCATTATCTAAACTTGAAGCGTTAAACGAAATGGACTTAATTATTATTAGTTCTGGTGCTCCTAATCCAAATTTAGATAAATTAATGCAACTAGGTGCGATATTTCATTACCGTATGCCTGTTGATATCGAAATTTTAGCTGAAACATTACAAGATGTAAGACAATCAAATTTACCTAAAAGTACGGTAGGACAACAAGTATCCACCAGCGATTTAGATCAATTTGGTTTATTAATTGGCTCATCAAGCCCTATGCACAGGCTATATCGTACGTTACGTCGTGTAGCAAAAACCGATGCTTCGGTGTTTGTTATCGGGGAAAGTGGAGCGGGTAAAGAACTTGTTGCTCAAACAATCCATCAAGCGAGTGAACGAAGCCAACATCCTTTTATTGCCATTAATTGTGGTGCAATTAGCCCAGACTTAGTTGATAGCGAACTATTTGGTCATAATAAAGGTGCTTTTACCGGTGCTGACAAACCTCATGATGGCGTATTTAAACGCGCAGAAGGAGGCACTTTATTCCTTGATGAAATTACTGAAATGCCTATTGAACACCAAGTAAAGTTGTTACGCGTATTAGAAACTGGAGAGTATCGTCGAGTTGGGGGAGAAACGGTGCATATAGCTGATACACGTATTATTGCTGCAACCAATCGAGATCCTCAAACAGCGATTGATGAACAAGAATTAAGAGAAGATTTGTATTTCCGTTTAGCTCACTTCCCAATTAATGTTCCCCCATTGAGAGAAAGAGGTGCTGATATTGTTGGTCTAGCCAAACACTTTATGGCCCATCAAAATGCGAAAGAAGTAAAAACCAAAACAATTTTAGATAGTGCGCTAGATAAGATTGCAGCTTATGACTGGCCAGGTAATGTAAGGGAATTAAAACACTCTATTGAAAGAGCATTTATTCTTTCCGATGATGTGATTAAAGAGGAACATATTGTTTCTGATTCTCTTCAAGTACAAGATGACGATTCGACATTGAACGCATTAGTACCGGTTGGGGTAGCTTTAGTTGCAATTGAAAAAGCAGCGATTGTTAATACCTTAGATAACAATGAAGGTAATAAAACTAAAACAGCTCAAGAGCTCGGTATCAGTGTGAAAACGCTCTACAATAAACTCGATAAGTATGAAGTGACTTAACTAACAATCATTATAAAGTTAGGATAACTAAAATATTGAGTGCACTTAATGATTAAGTGCGCTCAATATTTTCAATCACATATACTTGCTTTAAATCACCTTGCTCTCAGCACTAAATGACTTCTTCCAAATATATCTAATCGCTCTAATAAAGTGTTTAAGCACACGAGTAATGGCACACCAAGTAACATCCCCATGCTACCCCATAACCATCCCCATAAAATTAACCACATAAAAATAATCAACGGATTTAAGTTAAACCTTCTGCCTAATAAAGTAGGTGTAACAAATTGACTTTCAGCCATATTAATCACTAAATAAGTCGCAATAATAATGAATGCATAACTCATTGAATCAAATTGAACATAAGTAATAACACCAAAACAGATCATAGAAATGAGTGGACCTAAATAAGGCGCAAAGTTCATAATGCCTGCTAATGTTCCCCATAGGAATGGGTCTTCAACACCAAATATAAAGAAAACACAGCCAACAACGATACCCAACGCAATATTAATTAACGTCACCGTACCAATATAACGAGAGAGATCTTTTTGGATCACTCTGACCAATTCCACTGTTTTACGCTTGTTAGATAGATGGTCAAATTGCATTAAAAAACCAGTAAACAAAGAACGTCCATAACTGAGCATAAAATACGCCATAAAGAGCGAAATCATTAATTGAGTAATAGCAGTCGGTGTTGCTACTGCAATACTTTTAACCAATGAAACGACGGTTGTACTTCGAAACTCACCGACATTAGAACTACTAACAATTGCCTCATTTAATGCTGAACTTGTGCCTGCGTTGTTGGTTGCATTAGTCACTTCTTGTGAAATATCTTTCACTAACTCTGGAAGCTTCGACCACCACTGTTGAGCAGGCTCAGTTAATACTGCTACTCCGCCAAATAAAAGACCAACAATCAAAAAGATAACGCTCAACACCCCTACTGTTCTGGGAATGCCAATTTTTTCTAAATAATTAACTAATGGGCTACATAACAGCGCAATAAACGTACTGACCATGACGGGTAATAATATAGACTTACCAAAGTAGATACAGCCAATAAGAACGATAATAAACAAGAACCAAAAACCAATGGTGTATAAGGTTTTTATATCCTTTTTATTTTGCTTTATATCTTGATCTTCTTGGTCGATAGCGGGGCTATTTTCTTTGGTATAAATTTGCTGTTCATCACTGACTTGAACAGTTGAAGAGGAGTCATTTATTTGAGTGTTCTTTTGTTTATCCTTCAAATTATATACTCCATTTTTTCTACTTTAATACAACTTAACTTTAATTTGGTTTAGCTTTAATTTGGCTTAGCTTTAATTTGGCTTAGCTTAGCCTGACAAGCTTTCATTAGGCTGGCTCTTCTATTTAAGAAATTTAAAACTTCATTACTTTACTTATTTGAGCTGTAATGTTGGCTCAAATAATTTAGACCTAAAGAAGCGATAGGGTATAAAGATTTTATTCTTTTTCTATACCGTGCCAGTAAAGCAGTTGCAACAGTGACACCGATGGTCACGGCAAACGGGTGCCTTTGAGTTTGCTTGCTAACGGTATACAATAGTAAATTGAGTTTCAATTCGCACTGTCTGGCGGAATTCTTACCTTCCAATCGTTTTAAGTTAATCGAATGATTTAGCTGCTTTAGAGATGACATCTGCGCCCTCCTTTAGTTGAGCAATCGTTTCTTTAAAACCGAAGAAACGGGTCAGGTATTTTTGCCAATAAATTAACCCCAATAACACTAAACTCATGGCAAGTAAGAAAAACCCCACTGCAATTAATAAGTTATAGGTAAGACTATAAGCAACGATACCGATACTGACACATAAGCTAAATATAAAGAGAATCAATAAAGGAATAAATAAAAGCTGGCAAACGACAAAACGTTGAGCAGCGGCAACATTTCTTAATATTTCAACAAAGAAAAGTTTAATTGTAGATTCCGACCACTGACCAGCTTCTTGAGCTATGTTTGATACCTTGTTAAATACATCTTTGAGATCATCAATTTTGACATCTATCCCATCAGAATTTAACTGCTCGTTATTTAACTCTTCGTTATCTAACAAGGGATCTTTTTGAGTACCTTGAGAGGCTTTATCTTGATTCGACATATTTGGAGTATTTTCCATAATAAAACCTCTCTGGTGACTTAATTATTTTATCAGTTTTGAAACAGCCCATCCGGCTAAAAAAGCACAGCCAATACTTAATAATGGGCGTTCTTTAATAATATTTTCAGCCTGACTTGTTACTGATTTTACTTTTTCAGAACCTTCACTTAACGATTCTTGTGCTTTATTTTTTAAAGAGTGAACGGCTTCAGAAGTCGCTTCTTCAGCTAAATGATACGCTTCTTCGATTTTTTGTTGTGACTCTTGAGTTTTTGCTTTTGGTGTAGCCATTTTAAATCTCCTTAATTACAGAATGTATAATATGATTTCACGCTAAAAATAGGGTTATATACTTGTTTATCAAACCTGTTCAGATAAACGTCCCTAAATATTTGTTATTCTCTTTTAACATTGCGAAAGCCATGCCACATTTAGAAACCCGCAAAAAATAACCATAAGAAACTGATTATTAAAACCTTTATTTAAAATAAAAATTTAATGTAAATATTATCAAAGGCTAAACTTTGTATTTTCTACCGATACTTGTATGCGACCATGTAAAAGTTACTCAGTAAATGTCTAAAGCCCATTATAAAAAGTAATGAATATTTTTAATGTGAATATATAGCGTATTTATACCGATTACGTTAAATAAGTGATCTAAATTTTGCGCAGGAAAAATGACTTAGTTTAAGGCGTAAATTGAGGCCTTTCGAAGATTAACTTCGTTAATCGTCTGTCGGTGAATTAACTAAAACAGGTTAATTAATGTGATTAGTATTAGGTATGGAAATTAGTCGAGTAGTACTTAAAAGTGGCGCTTTATTTGTTAAAGCTCTTATTGGAAAGTTATTATTAAACGGTATGTTTCACCACTCCTTTTAGGTCTGTACATTTTAAGTCTAGGTGATCATTTTTGAACCGCCATACCTAGAACGCCTAGATAATCAGCTCTGGAAAATGACTTATGAAGTGAGAGCAAACACCTTTCTAACTTATTATTGTTAGTCTTAGTATCGTGCTTTTATAACGTACAATGTTTGATCACTTCATTCGTTTTATTCTTTTATTCTTTTATTCAGTCACTTCAGGTGGTTTTAAGAAGTATGACTCTGCTAGTTCATTATGGAGACCCGCTAACTTGATTTGCACTTGATCAATGTAATCATGTAAATCACCATTTTTAAGTGCTCTAACATCTTTATTTTTTAATTCCTGAATGACTTCATCGATTAATTTAATCAACTCTACAGAATGGATAAGGGGTTCCATTAACTGTTTTAACTCATATAAACAGAATAAAATCGAGCGAGGGAAAACTTCACTGTGCATAATAAATTCTATAACGTCAGCGCGTTGTACACGTACTCCCATTTGCTGGCGATACATTTGATAAGCACTCATTGAGCGTAATAAACTAATCCATTGAATATTTTCATAGGGTTTAGCTTCTTCGTTTGTAATTAACGTAGCAGAGCGGATATCTAAAATTCGAGAGGTCATATCTGCACGTTCGATCATTAAGCCAAATCGAATAAAAACATAACCTTGATCATGATTAATTGTGGCATCTAATGTTCCGAATATCATGTGTGTGGATTCAATGATTTTCTTTAAATAAGCAAATCGACCACGCTTACTCAAACCTTCATTTTGATTATCTTTAACGTAGTAATATAAAGAATTAATCTCTTCCCACACATCTCTTGGTATCACATCACGAATAGTACGTGCGCTTTCACGCGCAGAGATAATCGAGTTAAGAATTGATGAGTTATTATCATGCCCAACTAACAAGTAGCGTAAGGCTTTCGATTCAGAAAAGTCAGTATGATTTTCTTGGTATGCTTGTCGCACACCGATAATGTCGATTAAAGGCTCCCAACCTGTACTCACCCCTTTAGGCAGATCCATAATCAACATATTATTAACATTAATTAAACGGGCTACATTTTCTGCACGTTCAATATAGCGAGACACCCAATATAAAGTTTCACATACTCTTGATAACATATTATTTCGCCTCTTCGTCAACAATCCAAGTATCTTTACTACCACCACCCTGTGATGAGTTCACCACTAAGGAACCTTTCACCATAGCAACACGTGTTAAACCACCAGTTGTGACCTGAGTATCTTTACCCGATGATAAAATAAATGGTCTTAAGTCTGCATGACGACCATCAGGTTCAATACCATCTAAAGTGGGTACAGTAGACAAATCTAATGTAGGTTGAGCCACCCAATTTCTTGGGTCTGCTTTAATTTGTGCAATGGTTTCTTGCTGCTGCTTTTTAGTCGACTTAGGTCCAATTAATAAACCGTAACCACCTGATTCATTGGCAGGTTTAATCACCAACTTATCGATGTTTTTAATAACATGGTCACACTCTTTTGGATCCATGCACTTAAAAGTCGGGACATTAGCGAGTTTCGCATCTTCGCCTAAGTAATACTTGATCATCTCAGGCACATAAGCGTAAACAACTTTATCATCC
Coding sequences:
- a CDS encoding BON domain-containing protein encodes the protein MKTIALSTVLLTSSTIALADQQSWKNESLDAWIDGKAETTLLLNTNLNSFDINTDVHSGVVTLTGAVDSNLEKSLAGELIAGLDGVKEVENNLSILDENNQSDLDDKALSALTDAKITTVLKTRFLMAEDVSAMDIEVETTNNVVLLTGKVKSGTEHDLAMNMARNTEDVTKVIDKLEIIQ
- a CDS encoding DUF1328 family protein; translated protein: MIRWVFLFLVIALISAVFGFGGIAGAAASIAKIIFYLFAVLFVISIVANVIKR
- a CDS encoding hemerythrin domain-containing protein — protein: MNNIFEALRESHQKQRVLMEALLKTSGDSSTRREFYDDLKQELKLHAMAEERSFYAPLIKADKTIEISRHGIAEHHEIDKIIKQLDNTEFSSPGWLTLMQSLQHKVSHHLDEEEQRFFQMAGKVFTAKQKHALAEEYIEEMAV
- a CDS encoding diacylglycerol kinase family protein; this encodes MFITKFYLFGTLLSLALAWFIPLLILKILFSWVALSLAIVSFAYLFDIPSIFRKNSDGKILWWIQWAFIPFLLGVKAYNAWAIKNDEVPPIQKITSNLYLSRRLLSSDLDYLKSQNIDCIVDVTAEFAGLESAMTDKHFDYLTIPVLDHKTPSLHKLRHALYWIDVQLSQSRSVVIHCALGRGRSVFVMAAYLLSRDSSLSIDQALTQIHSIRSSANLNKKQYKVLSAISKQQKLKLPEPTWMIVNPVSGGGKWQQYKQQLIRQLSTKHRLKIVETTPQISATDLAKQAKKAETSKIIVCGGDGTVTEVASQLIDSKIILGIVPFGTTNALCHVLYGLEAKYSPVNAACNAILSEQVRTIDTAQCNEQLMLLAMGIGFEQQMIASANRENKNESGQFAYLNGFFNAVVSSESQQLSVKINGKPQQDLHVQSLMVANTAPFSTLLAHGGNAPEPDDGKLHMTYLDNTDSFTETVIALSDLAASSLGLQDKANQFQYCDGEKIEISAGHEIAYVIDGENYSAQNINITVQPSSLKVFAASK
- a CDS encoding sigma-54 interaction domain-containing protein, translated to MHKLNLLLSIQNSSLRQAILSNSELTQFNIIELEASQDWISKIETIAPTVALIGVNSFSSEDYEALSKLEALNEMDLIIISSGAPNPNLDKLMQLGAIFHYRMPVDIEILAETLQDVRQSNLPKSTVGQQVSTSDLDQFGLLIGSSSPMHRLYRTLRRVAKTDASVFVIGESGAGKELVAQTIHQASERSQHPFIAINCGAISPDLVDSELFGHNKGAFTGADKPHDGVFKRAEGGTLFLDEITEMPIEHQVKLLRVLETGEYRRVGGETVHIADTRIIAATNRDPQTAIDEQELREDLYFRLAHFPINVPPLRERGADIVGLAKHFMAHQNAKEVKTKTILDSALDKIAAYDWPGNVRELKHSIERAFILSDDVIKEEHIVSDSLQVQDDDSTLNALVPVGVALVAIEKAAIVNTLDNNEGNKTKTAQELGISVKTLYNKLDKYEVT
- a CDS encoding AI-2E family transporter, translating into MKDKQKNTQINDSSSTVQVSDEQQIYTKENSPAIDQEDQDIKQNKKDIKTLYTIGFWFLFIIVLIGCIYFGKSILLPVMVSTFIALLCSPLVNYLEKIGIPRTVGVLSVIFLIVGLLFGGVAVLTEPAQQWWSKLPELVKDISQEVTNATNNAGTSSALNEAIVSSSNVGEFRSTTVVSLVKSIAVATPTAITQLMISLFMAYFMLSYGRSLFTGFLMQFDHLSNKRKTVELVRVIQKDLSRYIGTVTLINIALGIVVGCVFFIFGVEDPFLWGTLAGIMNFAPYLGPLISMICFGVITYVQFDSMSYAFIIIATYLVINMAESQFVTPTLLGRRFNLNPLIIFMWLILWGWLWGSMGMLLGVPLLVCLNTLLERLDIFGRSHLVLRAR
- a CDS encoding phage holin family protein, with translation MENTPNMSNQDKASQGTQKDPLLDNEELNNEQLNSDGIDVKIDDLKDVFNKVSNIAQEAGQWSESTIKLFFVEILRNVAAAQRFVVCQLLFIPLLILFIFSLCVSIGIVAYSLTYNLLIAVGFFLLAMSLVLLGLIYWQKYLTRFFGFKETIAQLKEGADVISKAAKSFD
- a CDS encoding alpha-E domain-containing protein, translated to MLSRVCETLYWVSRYIERAENVARLINVNNMLIMDLPKGVSTGWEPLIDIIGVRQAYQENHTDFSESKALRYLLVGHDNNSSILNSIISARESARTIRDVIPRDVWEEINSLYYYVKDNQNEGLSKRGRFAYLKKIIESTHMIFGTLDATINHDQGYVFIRFGLMIERADMTSRILDIRSATLITNEEAKPYENIQWISLLRSMSAYQMYRQQMGVRVQRADVIEFIMHSEVFPRSILFCLYELKQLMEPLIHSVELIKLIDEVIQELKNKDVRALKNGDLHDYIDQVQIKLAGLHNELAESYFLKPPEVTE